A single region of the Streptomyces sp. NBC_01803 genome encodes:
- a CDS encoding helix-turn-helix domain-containing protein, which produces MDGCLTPAPRSPPVLRRRLEVGRRLREAREYRNLSQPERDELAGVDFKPISRIETGSVTPLLDTLLVLADALAISPQQLLPQWPRPPGG; this is translated from the coding sequence GTGGACGGGTGTCTGACGCCCGCGCCCCGCTCCCCGCCGGTGCTGCGCCGGCGCCTGGAGGTCGGCCGCCGACTGCGAGAGGCGCGCGAGTACCGGAACCTCAGCCAGCCCGAACGTGACGAGTTGGCCGGCGTGGACTTCAAGCCGATCAGCCGTATCGAGACGGGTTCGGTGACGCCGCTCCTCGACACGCTGCTGGTCCTCGCGGACGCCCTTGCCATCAGCCCGCAGCAGTTGCTGCCGCAGTGGCCCCGGCCGCCTGGGGGGTAG
- a CDS encoding helix-turn-helix domain-containing protein, whose translation MNETESIGQRMRAARLRLGLTQADVANALGRTQGWVSKAEKGLIELDRTSVINAVAGVLHIHPNELIDRPYRGGAAAANQWEVSAAAIIRELRRYDLAPIFDGQPRPSQSLWARTAQLHELRDNAQNTKILAVLPDLLREARALAEVSSGHEREEAWAIYAIACKFGHTSAHALGHPELVAITCERAAWAAERSGDALMPAVADWMRVWDMWATADWSDAVALSDKALLTIEPEYRRGDPLAVRAWGALHLRAAVSAARGAREAEARHRIDQACEAAELAAGHQPQFDRHSLTFSAANVSIHGVNVELEMSHQDEALRLHEQMDKRAVLALPKSRRGHYQLDLARAYLWTGQREQALKELEKAEATAPQLIRNHPIARATLRRIRSGERTSLSESLRRMSGRFRLDD comes from the coding sequence ATGAATGAGACAGAGAGCATCGGTCAGCGGATGCGCGCCGCACGGCTCCGGCTCGGGCTCACCCAGGCCGACGTCGCCAACGCCCTCGGCCGAACTCAGGGATGGGTGTCGAAAGCCGAGAAGGGGCTCATCGAGCTGGACCGCACCAGCGTCATCAACGCCGTCGCCGGCGTGCTGCACATCCACCCCAACGAGCTGATCGACCGTCCCTACCGCGGGGGTGCCGCGGCGGCGAATCAGTGGGAGGTTTCGGCGGCGGCGATCATAAGGGAGCTGCGTCGCTACGACCTGGCGCCGATTTTCGATGGGCAACCCAGGCCGTCGCAGTCGCTGTGGGCGCGCACCGCCCAGCTTCACGAACTGCGGGACAACGCACAGAACACCAAGATCCTGGCCGTGCTGCCCGATCTGCTGCGGGAGGCCCGCGCGCTGGCTGAGGTCTCCTCCGGCCACGAGCGCGAAGAGGCGTGGGCGATCTACGCGATCGCCTGCAAGTTCGGGCACACGTCCGCGCACGCCTTGGGGCACCCGGAACTGGTCGCCATTACCTGCGAGCGGGCCGCTTGGGCGGCCGAGCGGTCTGGTGACGCCCTGATGCCGGCGGTGGCCGACTGGATGCGGGTGTGGGACATGTGGGCGACCGCCGACTGGTCCGACGCTGTCGCTCTGTCCGACAAGGCGCTGCTCACTATCGAGCCCGAGTACCGCCGTGGCGATCCCCTCGCCGTGCGGGCCTGGGGCGCCCTGCACCTCCGTGCGGCGGTCTCCGCCGCACGCGGTGCGCGCGAGGCGGAAGCACGGCACCGTATCGACCAGGCTTGTGAGGCCGCTGAGCTGGCTGCGGGTCACCAGCCGCAGTTCGACCGGCACAGCCTCACTTTCAGCGCCGCGAATGTGTCCATCCACGGTGTCAACGTGGAACTGGAGATGAGCCATCAGGACGAGGCGCTGCGGCTCCACGAACAGATGGACAAGAGGGCCGTCCTCGCATTGCCGAAGTCACGGCGCGGCCACTACCAACTCGACTTGGCGCGGGCATATCTGTGGACAGGGCAGCGGGAACAGGCCCTGAAGGAACTGGAGAAGGCCGAGGCGACCGCGCCGCAGCTCATCCGGAACCACCCGATCGCTCGGGCGACGCTGCGCAGGATCAGGAGCGGCGAGCGGACCAGCTTGTCCGAGTCGCTCCGACGGATGTCGGGCCGCTTCCGGCTGGACGACTGA